The Litoribacterium kuwaitense genome segment TTAGCCTCGCTGCCATCTTTATTAAAAATACGCATCTTCGCGGTAGCCACTTGTGAAGAGCCAATCCAAATCAACCCATCCGATCCTATCCCAGTATAAATATCTGAGACTTCCTCGGCAGCTTCTGACCAGTTGAGCTCTGGGATGTTTCCTGATAATGCGTCAACATAAATGTAGTTATTACCTAGTGCTTCCATTTTCACAAAGGGTAGCTCCATCGTTTTTTCATTCCTCTCTCGATAAAAAGATGCCATAAAATTAGTAAATACCGAAAATAAACACCTAGCATTCCCACTGACATGAGAACACTAGGCGCTACCTGAAGAACCTTTATTAAAACATAGGGTTTTCTTCAATATGTTGATAAATGCGCTCAACGAGTTCATTTGGCTCGTCTGCTGTGACTACATCTCCATTGACGAGAGCATACAGAGACGTCGCACACACAGTACAATAGCTTAAGCATCCGTATTCAAGCACATCTAGATTAGGGTCATTCTCTAACTTTTCCAATGCTTCCTGTGACCCATTGGCCAGATTTGTGACACAGAATTCAATCATTGGGTTCATATCGCATCACCTCTGTATACGCCCTTCTATGCTATCAATTCAATGGTGTACCGTCAACTTTCACCTACTTAAAGGTCGCGTTTTTGAAAGATGTTGTGAAAAAGGAGTGTCTTCGTTATACTACTATTGGAATTGAAAGGAATAAGAGACGATGCAAATGTCCTTAAAGACTAAACAAAGGGAGATATTCGCATGAAGCAAGTGGTGATTCTGGGAGGCGGCTACGGAGGCCTTCGTGTATTGCAGCGATTGCTGGCCGGTGATTTGCCGAACGATGTCCAGCTGACTTTAATCGATCGGGTACCTTATCATTGTATGAAAACCGAATATTATGCGCTCGCGGCTGGCACGATTTCTGACCAAGATGTTCGTGTGTCGTTCCCTGTTCATGATCAACTTACACTCATCAACGATGAAGTGACAGACATTCATTTGGATGAACAGACCATTTCTCTAAAAAATGAAAAACCTGTCGCTTATGACGAGCTCGTGGTCGCTCTAGGATGCGAAGATAAGTACCATAATGTACCTGGTACTGACGAGCATACGTGTAGCATTCAATCGATTGAACAATGTCGCCTGAGCACTCAACGGTTAAACAACTTACACCATGGCGGATCGGTTGGCATTGTAGGCGCTGGACTAAGTGGAGTTGAACTCGCCAGTGAACTATGTGAAAGCCGTCCTGATTTAAAAATTATGTTGTTTGACAGAGGCGAAAACATTTTATCAAACTTTCCGAAACGACTTAGCAATTATGTACAAAAATGGTTTACAGAGCACGGCGTACAAGTCATCAATGGATCAAATATTACAAAGGTCGAGCATGAAACCCTTTTTAATAATGGTGACCCTGTTCACTGTGATGTCATCGTTTGGACTGCTGGTATTCAAGCCAGTCACCTTGTCCGTAATTTGCCGATTGAAAAGGATCGAAGTGGAAGAGCTGTCATTACAAAGCACCATCACCTTCCAGATCATCCGAACGTGTTTATCTCAGGGGATTGTGCCAGCCTTCCCCACGCACCGAGCGCACAACTTGCCGAATCACAAGGTGATCAAATTGCGCAAGTTTTGCAGGCACGTTGGAAAGACGAGCCTCTGCCTGAGGAATTTCCACCATTTAAACTAAAAGGTGTCCTTGGCTCACTTGGAAAAA includes the following:
- a CDS encoding YuzB family protein, whose amino-acid sequence is MNPMIEFCVTNLANGSQEALEKLENDPNLDVLEYGCLSYCTVCATSLYALVNGDVVTADEPNELVERIYQHIEENPMF
- a CDS encoding NAD(P)/FAD-dependent oxidoreductase, whose protein sequence is MKQVVILGGGYGGLRVLQRLLAGDLPNDVQLTLIDRVPYHCMKTEYYALAAGTISDQDVRVSFPVHDQLTLINDEVTDIHLDEQTISLKNEKPVAYDELVVALGCEDKYHNVPGTDEHTCSIQSIEQCRLSTQRLNNLHHGGSVGIVGAGLSGVELASELCESRPDLKIMLFDRGENILSNFPKRLSNYVQKWFTEHGVQVINGSNITKVEHETLFNNGDPVHCDVIVWTAGIQASHLVRNLPIEKDRSGRAVITKHHHLPDHPNVFISGDCASLPHAPSAQLAESQGDQIAQVLQARWKDEPLPEEFPPFKLKGVLGSLGKKHGFGLVGDRPITGRVPRLLKSGVLWMTKYHNG